Proteins encoded within one genomic window of Desulfuromonas acetoxidans DSM 684:
- a CDS encoding ABC transporter permease, with product MLIKLAFLNLGRNRRRTLLTLSSLVISAAMLILSLGIFSGMFADMLSSATDNYTGHITISRPDYQQEHDLYLNFSPAPALLDKLQHTRGITGLSERLRAFGLLSGRDQSRPAELLGVDFAQEPQVTTLNQKLIAGTFPTNSAAGQGVIGSALARRLGVTVGDELVLVSQAADGSIANALLTVSGIFDSGDQMLNTRLALVDLHWLQNTMALPGKVHEIVLRCQQPLRAATLAATLQQQLGDTEEVLDWGKRLPQMQEVIASYDISRLIFVAILYSAAALGVLNTFYMAVLERATEFGVLLALGMPPRRLRWLVVLESLLLGALALVGALLLGGVLTWWMSRYGIDLSNQLSAVTYAGGTIPPRLHAVHDWNNYLIPSLCLLLVSIAASYLPARRASRLQPVDVLRRL from the coding sequence ATGCTGATCAAACTGGCGTTTCTCAACCTCGGCCGCAACCGGCGCCGCACCCTGCTTACCCTGAGTTCGCTGGTCATTTCGGCGGCCATGCTGATTTTGTCGCTGGGGATTTTCTCCGGCATGTTTGCCGATATGCTGTCGTCAGCCACCGATAACTACACCGGTCACATCACCATCAGCCGCCCCGACTACCAGCAAGAACACGATCTGTATCTCAATTTCAGTCCCGCGCCCGCCCTACTCGACAAACTGCAGCACACTCGCGGAATCACCGGGCTGTCTGAGCGACTGCGTGCTTTCGGCCTGCTCAGTGGCCGTGACCAGAGTCGGCCCGCCGAACTGCTCGGCGTCGATTTTGCTCAGGAACCGCAGGTCACCACCTTGAATCAAAAGCTCATCGCCGGGACATTCCCGACCAATAGCGCTGCCGGTCAAGGCGTAATCGGCAGCGCCCTGGCCCGCCGACTCGGCGTGACTGTCGGTGATGAACTGGTGCTGGTCTCCCAGGCTGCGGACGGCTCCATTGCCAATGCCCTGCTTACGGTCAGTGGCATTTTCGACAGCGGTGACCAGATGCTCAACACGCGGCTGGCCCTGGTGGATCTGCACTGGCTGCAGAACACCATGGCATTGCCGGGCAAAGTGCATGAGATTGTGTTGCGCTGCCAACAGCCGCTACGGGCGGCCACGCTGGCCGCCACCCTGCAACAACAATTGGGCGACACGGAGGAGGTGCTCGACTGGGGCAAGCGCTTACCACAAATGCAGGAGGTGATTGCCTCCTACGACATCAGCCGCCTGATCTTTGTCGCCATTCTCTACAGCGCCGCCGCCCTCGGCGTGCTCAACACCTTCTATATGGCGGTGCTGGAGCGTGCTACCGAGTTCGGCGTGTTGCTGGCGCTGGGGATGCCGCCGCGCCGTTTGCGCTGGCTGGTGGTATTGGAAAGCCTGCTGCTTGGGGCCTTGGCTCTGGTCGGTGCCTTGTTGCTCGGCGGCGTGTTGACCTGGTGGATGAGCCGTTACGGCATTGACCTCAGCAATCAGCTCAGTGCCGTCACCTATGCCGGTGGCACCATCCCGCCGCGTCTGCATGCGGTGCATGACTGGAACAATTATCTGATCCCGTCGTTGTGCCTGTTGTTGGTCAGCATTGCGGCCAGTTACCTTCCGGCGCGCCGTGCCTCGCGTCTGCAACCCGTTGATGTGTTAAGGAGGTTGTAG